The Ochotona princeps isolate mOchPri1 chromosome 1, mOchPri1.hap1, whole genome shotgun sequence genome has a segment encoding these proteins:
- the LOC131480871 gene encoding histone H2B type 1-C/E/F/G/I, whose product MPEPAKSAPAPKKGSKKAVTKAQKKDGKKRKRSRKESYSVYVYKVLKQVHPDTGISSKAMGIMNSFVNDIFERIAGEASRLAHYNKRSTITSREIQTAVRLLLPGELAKHAVSEGTKAVTKYTSSK is encoded by the coding sequence ATGCCTGAGCCAGCGAAGTCTGCTCCTGCCCCGAAGAAGGGCTCCAAGAAGGCGGTGACCAAGGCTCAAAAGAAGGACGGCAAGAAGCGCAAGCGCAGCCGCAAGGAGAGCTACTCGGTCTACGTGTACAAGGTGCTCAAGCAGGTGCACCCGGACACGGGCATCTCGTCCAAGGCCATGGGCATCATGAACTCGTTTGTCAACGACATCTTCGAGCGCATCGCGGGCGAGGCGTCGCGCCTGGCGCACTACAACAAGCGCTCGACCATTACGTCCCGGGAGATCCAGACGGCCGTGCGCCTGCTGCTGCCCGGCGAGCTGGCCAAGCACGCCGTGTCCGAGGGCACCAAGGCCGTCACCAAGTACACCAGCTCCAAGTAA
- the LOC131480880 gene encoding histone H3.1, which translates to MARTKQTARKSTGGKAPRKQLATKAARKSAPATGGVKKPHRYRPGTVALREIRRYQKSTELLIRKLPFQRLVREIAQDFKTDLRFQSSAVMALQEACEAYLVGLFEDTNLCAIHAKRVTIMPKDIQLARRIRGERA; encoded by the coding sequence ATGGCTCGCACGAAGCAGACAGCCCGCAAATCAACCGGCGGCAAGGCCCCGCGCAAGCAGCTGGCCACCAAGGCGGCCCGCAAGAGCGCGCCGGCCACGGGCGGCGTCAAGAAGCCACACCGCTACCGGCCCGGCACGGTGGCGCTGCGCGAGATCCGGCGCTACCAGAAGTCGACGGAGCTGCTGATCCGCAAGCTGCCGTTCCAGCGGCTGGTGCGCGAGATCGCGCAGGACTTCAAGACGGACCTGCGCTTCCAGAGCTCGGCCGTGATGGCGCTGCAGGAGGCATGCGAGGCCTACCTGGTGGGGCTCTTCGAGGACACCAACCTGTGCGCCATCCACGCCAAGCGCGTCACCATTATGCCCAAGGACATCCAGCTGGCGCGCCGCATCCGCGGGGAGCGGGCTTAA